acaatacacCATGACAAATGTTTTTCCATGTGGCAAAAGCTGAAACATGCAATGGAACcactagaaagaaaaaaaccaaggcagatcAATTGAGGAAACAGTCTAAATGGCTTGGATACATTTTCTTCTTGCAGGTTTGTGCGGGAAGTATCAAATTCTCAAAGGGGCTCTTCTCTGATTGACTTGCCATCTTCTCAATCACTGTGGTTTGAATGTTTGAATTGTCAGTCGAAAAGCTGACGCTATGTGAGGTAACCCACTTGGGAAAATCAATTCCTgccataatttacatttcaacaagttgattaaaaaatagaCCAGGTGGAAATGGCcaaatgcatttaaatgttattgttcATTCTTATTCCAATGAGATCTGGCTTTGAGTGTAAAACAGTTGAGACATCTCCAAGCAGCAAATTAAAGGGGCATCTTCACCCCTtccatatttaatatttgtacaaATCACAAAAAAACGCCACAAATCATACAATGTGCCATTTAGGATTGTGTAAATTTAATCAGGACTGTAATCAAGTAGATATATTctcaaaatattcaaatgtaaacaaattttTGGCATCGAGAAAAAGAGGGAAAGATTAATGAACATTAAGGTGAGAAGTAGAGACAGCGGCATAAAAAAGATCAAACAAAAGCCCAACATGATCAGGGTGTTATTGTTAATTGACTCCATCCTAAACTCCTCCCCTTGATCTACAGCTAAGAGTTGATCATTTCTTTTTCTCCTCGTCCTTCTTGGAGTCAGGTTTAGGGCCACTCTGTGATGCAAGGGAGCCCATTGCGTTCCGAATTGCCTCGTTGTTGGGGTCGACGCCGGGAAGGTTCTCAAGGACGCTCTGAAGGAACTCTGGATCCTGCATCACGTCATAGTCTTCTTCATCCTGAACGCACATCACATAGAAGACACACGTTCAAACAAAATGCAGGCCAACattgtttgaaaaaacaaaaaatgtcaatgtttacCTTTGTCTCTCCAGAGTCCATGTCAGCACCGGTGTCCATGTCTTCAGCACCAAACTCTACAGCAGAAGAGAAATGTTGTGTTTCTctaatgtaataataatcataattataataaaaactTATAAAGAGTCTTTCAAGGGACCTAAGGACACTTAATTTTTGGCCTTCCCAGCCATGTGAAGTAATATGCACTCTAttcagaacaataaataaatacaatgtaataaTATTGACAGCATTTTATCTTATTACTTAGGTTAGCGGTCACACTTTCACTCATacttcacaaaaataaatatataaagcaTTACATTCCAGTTGCActccacatttttggaaaaaataaaatataccttAAAAGTAAGACACTAATCTATCAATGCATTTTGACAGCATATTTTCACACAAGGGATCAGGTCTGctgtgttttacatttttctttgaatttttGCGAGTATTAAGAGACGAACGTGAGAAAATCTACTGAAATAGGTGACTCTGCTTgcctggaattttttttcaaaactccTCAAGACAGAATCGCCAGAGGACATATACAGACTCCTGGGAGGATTcaaacctctcaactgtgagctAGATTTGGTAACCATGACACCACCTTGCTGGCTGTGGaacaattcatttcaattataATTGACCTCAATGAGAATTTTTGTTATATCTCAAAAAATGCAAGGTTGACCAGTGTTAcaaactttggaggttccactgtatgtgagGAGTTTGTGACACTCAAGCGAAAATTATCTCTAATGAAGATGTGAAAGTGTTCACCTGCTCCTGATCCTTGCATGGACATCTGCAGAGCATAGGCGATTTGTTCATCTTCTGTCATGCGGCTGAAATCTGGCAACGCGGGCGTGGCCGAGTCTGTACTTGGAACAGACATCTTCAACAGGGCATCATCGGACtctacaacaaaaagaaaaaaaagaaaagaaaaataatcagttTGTCACAGCTGACATTAGGGGAGAAGCGGATTGCCTCCCTTGCTCGCCATTGTCAACATTCATTTAAGCgcacaaaacaatgtttaccaaagctttagagcatgattcgacagaacgctggcatgttttcGTACAAACGAGAACTAGCTAGCTACATAacgttatgttgcctgcttgcgagcggtattaaaagtatgtgaacctaagcctagccagtctccagatctcaaccccatggAAAATCTTTGGAAgaagttgaaagtctgtgttgcccagcgacagccccaaagcatTACTGCTCGAGAGGATCtgtgcatggaggaatgggccaaaatactagcagtgtgtgaaaaccttgaaCACTTACAGAAACGGTTTGACCTCTGCCATTGCCAAAAAAGGGGTCCATAACAAattattgagatgaacttttgttattgaccaaatacttattttccaccataatttgctaatacattctttaaaaaccatactgtgattttctggatttttttccccactcattttgtctctcataggtgaggtaaaCCTATGACGAAAATTACTGGcctctctcatttttttaagagggagaacttgcacaattggtggctgactaaatacttttttgccccactgtacatccGGTAGGGGTGACACGTTTTCCGGTCCCACCTCCCCCAACAGTgccaatctttttttccccaatttgaATCAAAAACATAATTCTTGAATCAAACGTAATCATCTTTGGAGCTCTCTGCTGATGTCCTCTCGACgacaaaaaatcttttttccccccaaaaaataaaacaaatggcaCACTAAACAGGCAAAACTAGTTAAGACATGTAGAGTAAATTGAGTCTCACGAATACCAGGTCAAGTCGAGACTTTCATAAGTTTTAGCCAAACAAGTCCTAAAATTCGTgacttaagtctgactcgagtccccctcccaacctatttattttttggttttgtatttTACCGTCAACGGGGGAGGGAATGCCAGCTTCAGCAGCGGACGCAACAGCTGCTCTGCGGGCTTCATCCTCTTGTCGCTGTCTTTGCTCCTCCATCGAAACCCTCAGAGCCTAGCGAGACCACAATGATGGAGGAAAATAATTCAAATCAAGTCAATGGGACCTCTCAAATTGTCATACTTTACATTAAAGTAAAATATCTTAAAATAGATTCAAAGATATAAAATCTCCCCACAAGTCATATAAAAGTCCAAGTGAAATACTGTGGCCCCTTTCTGCTTCTCTCTTACCAGTGCCAGCTCTGGGTCTGCACTGGGATCCACTCCAAACTCAAAGTCACTGGCGCCCAGACCCAACACGGCACCTCCTTCCCCGGCGAGGATGGGCGAGGAGAGCAGAGCGTCAGCCAGACTGGGGCCGGGAGGCACTGTGACCAGATGGGAGCCGCTGCCCTCTTTCCCGTTCAACGTGTTGATAAAGGCCGTCAGCTTCTCTGTGTTCATCTCCTGTGAGACAGAATTATAGTGAGCGTGTGGGGCACAATACAcagttgtgtgtgcgtgtcaaagTGATTGTAAATACCTCTTCTCCAAAGTTGATGATATCCACAttaactttttctttcttcagaCGTTTTGCCATTTTGACCAgctaggaggaaaaaaaaataataataataaaagaaatcaaCTACAATAGTTACTTACTTGGACATTATGGAAAACGGAACACGATCAGGTCGGGATTGCTGTATTTCTTTACATAGAGTAGTGGAGGAGGGCATTCCTCTACAACAAGTAAGTACCTGGCCTTTATTAGAGATAAGGTGTTTATTTAAGAGGAGGACTTTAATTGTacctactgtaatttctcatgtataatgcacatttcccccccccccccaaaaaatgtcaaacgtTGATAGAGCACATTAAACTTTGGTATAAGGAAAATTCTTTAACATTGTATAAACATATACCGGTACCTAGACAGGGTTTCCCACATAGATTTATTTGAAGCGGGGCGCCACAAATAAATTTTGGCTGCCGCAAATATGTAATTTTGGCTTTTGCTGTGTGGAAATTGTGCCCCAATGTGCTCCTCTTGTGTGTCTGTCAATGATCCATACCACCAATTTCCTTTCTGATAATATACTAAAAATACAGTCCCTCAAATGACCGACGTATCAAAAGTATCAACATTTAATTTTGAGACTCAATCTTCTGGTATGAGCATCGTCGACATTCCACACAGGGTCGATCCTTCCTCACATCAGTGATGCTGCTCCGGCCAGCGTAATGGCATTTCGTCACAGCATACTCGGTGctgttttagtttgtatttgtgtgtacttTTGCTCGGAAGCGCCACTCCATTTTGGGAAAAGTCTACGTACAGTCATCAGGAACTTTTGAGTTTAGGATTATGCCGTGAAAAGACTATAACAGGAAGGAAGCAAACTAAAGCTGCATTGCCGAGCATGGCgagtcccccccacccccaagcgTAACTTAACTCTGTTGACTCCTTTGTCCACAATCACACTTTTAAATTTATGTAAATGATCTTTGTGAAACAAATAAGGATATATATTCAATTGTTAACGCTCAAGTCCACCATTATAATAAGACGGCGTCAGCTCAGCTTCCCACTTCACGTCCTACTGCCACAGGACTCATACTGTAAgttcttcattaaaataattttgaaaaagttccaacaaaagtatttagttgtattttatgTAAAGCAGTGCATGTTCTGAAAAACAACTACATTGTCACCAAAGGACAAGTTCTGCTCATTTGTTAACAAATAAACGTTTTATATTTAAATCCCAAATCGCTTTTTTCCCTTAATCCAAACCCCCATGTATGCTGATATTAAGTTAAAGTTATACTGCTGTTACGTTAATTTAAGTAAGGAATTTATGAAAagtcaaaaaaacacaatacataGAATACAGTGATAAAATGGACCCTGATAgaacggatatcggataaaaggGATCGTGGGGACTGAACAGTgtgtcaaaaaataatttccatttgtcacatttgtcctgtattttggctatttagacctccacagaGTGACTCACTAACATGGACACCTTGgtttttttgtcatacaaatgtccagaaaaggcccctctgatagctacttctgtttgacccagtttggTATCAGCTATGTCCacatttggctaagaccgccacCCCcttccctctgattggttgcctccatgtagaagacccaacttgtaagagcacacgtttgttatgttgacagcactgggttaggagcggaaagggaaggcggagatcttttcTAGtaacgtagataagctcgagaaattacaatgacctgatttcaggcctctctgcaaaaaaataaaataaaataaaaaaatttaaaaaaagtctggaactcaggaatgcgtggatgattttaattcatatttcacatgtttactgaggtatttattgatttgatttatttgtatattttaattaatataaagcactttgtgttgcatttttgagtgaaaacctcttACAAATTAAGTTCGATTGTTAATTTCCTTTGACGTTTCGGCTTTCAGTTTTCGGCCTTGGGCTCCCCAGTTTTGGtaaaaaaattctcatttcGGTGCGTTGCTAACCAAAACCCATCCATCATCCTGTTAATTTGTGTTGCACAATATGAGCTGCTCAGTATAACTCCTTAACATCTTTGTTTGTGGAGTcagtgaagaaaagaaaatgcagaagAAGACAGCTCACCTCTTTCTCGTTGTCCTCCACTGGGCTACCAACGAATGCAATGATACGCATCTTGTGGTTTTTGCCCTGTCTGTGCTTCAATGCCAACTGCAAACACAAGAATTAAATACACATTAAGACCACAAACAAGTGGGGGGGACCATCAACTGACCATTTCAATATGTTTGCGTCACGCATGATATGACAGGAACAGCACTAACATTAAGGACACAAGGgccacagatttaaaaaaataaaataaaaaatacgtacacatatatacaaacacaaatttgtctcatttctttgcttttttgttttggcctccaatttgagccaggcccatctctacttgcacctgatgcctgcttcaagctgtgccacatgaatggcatcctcctctttaagcactctcattctggaaaagaattgactacgATCAttgtgtttcacttcatttttcactattagcaacttcaaaggctaatcccaaatgcatcctccaggataATAAAGGTCAGATTACAAAGATGTTATgaggtcagttaaaattcatatttgcatatgttaagtaatacatgcacgtaacttccagaaagttttcaaccatagtttagctaaaaatgaggtttttacgACGCATATTGAGCCCTCCCTGAACATACCCGAAGTTCAAGACACCgcggtgtggttactctatccactgcaagggctaccagaagtgacgtttgAATAGACAAACAGCACGCTACACTCTATatgcaatggcgagcaacatgttggaatatgaggaggaggatttcgacgtacaggagcacccaactgaactggcatcgtcaaaccgtacacatttgagccgatcaggaggccggaacagtgacgacgacgagcaaccaagtagcagctgtacaacagaacgAGAGTGCCCACAGGCttgatgtgacggtatgtcaaaagcatgtctttttatacagtcatggcttgaaataatggcaccccaggggtgccaatattttttagcatgactatacatattatatattcatatatgcttcagtgacacggcacaagcttttacatactATATAGTATTCCGATATTTTGTGTGACCCTCGCTCGAGTAGcattataacacgccgcacataaagtctttgccgtgtctgttggcttgtcatataggcaaaagtacagacaaaagtactgaaaagtactgcgtgcgTCCGTGCGTCTTTTTTCCCCGATTccccagtgcataataaccataatagagtcgtaggtatatacaaggaaatcctcaccgcTTGTCTGCGCCGCggcaccgtggcggctgcgaaattttgttttcttgctgGTTGGTTGAGGTCCTGATgaccgtaggaaaaatagttggcaccgcagctggtttcagcctctacctctgtatccaatgctttctgctaagtctttctcaaaacacgccggttcgaagtgatcagcacagaatttggaatgcttgctatgcacccatagctgaccctGTTTCTTCACCTGTTGATTGACATTCCCCGTCcacatattcctttttcacttggaaagcccaaaaaaaacctcttgccacttcctgaaccatttgtacaaccaaatgccacacaataaaccattgtgacatcgttaaatcatacgacaacaaatatacaaggacgggaacaactgCATGGAACAATaacacacaacgccgaatgaacaggctgtgcTCACATGCGCTACCCTGATGCCGGTACAGAAGCTGATGTTTCCACGAGGCTGCACAGCATGCAGCTTTGATAATATCCTCCCCGTGTCTGGAGTCAGTGTGGTCAGCACTTCACAGTTGCTGTgcaggacacaaacaaacatttgtcatCGTTTCTGGATAACAAGCAGACTAATTCCATGAGAAGTGCTGCTCACTTTGCCATGGTGATGAGGCCCACGTTGTTTTCGGGGTTGCTGCGAGTCTTGGAGTGACAAACGATATTAACTGCATCCTGCTGAGCCTGCAGCCTGGTGGGCAGAAAATCTCCATTGCGCATGTACTCACTGTTGTCCACACTGCAAGTGAACAAAAAAAGGGCCACTGAAATCAGGAAACATGCCAGCATTCACAATATAAGCCGATGTACTTCTTTTTTCATTGAATCAAAGctaaacaaaaactattttgattaatttgttttatgtcaCAGGCTATctatccttccattttctatgtCCTGATTAGGGtcgagggtgagctggagcctatcccagctgactttgagcgagagatgcagggactggtcaccagccaatcataaaacagagtccaaaaaaaaactattcaaacttACACCGCTGGACAATAGATAGTCTTCAATGATCCTaatatgcatgattttggaatgtaggaggaagccaaagt
The genomic region above belongs to Phyllopteryx taeniolatus isolate TA_2022b chromosome 6, UOR_Ptae_1.2, whole genome shotgun sequence and contains:
- the LOC133479832 gene encoding 26S proteasome non-ATPase regulatory subunit 4-like isoform X1; protein product: MVLESTMVCVDNSEYMRNGDFLPTRLQAQQDAVNIVCHSKTRSNPENNVGLITMANNCEVLTTLTPDTGRILSKLHAVQPRGNISFCTGIRVAHLALKHRQGKNHKMRIIAFVGSPVEDNEKELVKMAKRLKKEKVNVDIINFGEEEMNTEKLTAFINTLNGKEGSGSHLVTVPPGPSLADALLSSPILAGEGGAVLGLGASDFEFGVDPSADPELALALRVSMEEQRQRQEDEARRAAVASAAEAGIPSPVDESDDALLKMSVPSTDSATPALPDFSRMTEDEQIAYALQMSMQGSGAEFGAEDMDTGADMDSGETKDEEDYDVMQDPEFLQSVLENLPGVDPNNEAIRNAMGSLASQSGPKPDSKKDEEKKK
- the LOC133479832 gene encoding 26S proteasome non-ATPase regulatory subunit 4-like isoform X2; the protein is MHYDDVANKRLQDGARKHYGLLALKHRQGKNHKMRIIAFVGSPVEDNEKELVKMAKRLKKEKVNVDIINFGEEEMNTEKLTAFINTLNGKEGSGSHLVTVPPGPSLADALLSSPILAGEGGAVLGLGASDFEFGVDPSADPELALALRVSMEEQRQRQEDEARRAAVASAAEAGIPSPVDESDDALLKMSVPSTDSATPALPDFSRMTEDEQIAYALQMSMQGSGAEFGAEDMDTGADMDSGETKDEEDYDVMQDPEFLQSVLENLPGVDPNNEAIRNAMGSLASQSGPKPDSKKDEEKKK